One genomic region from Streptomyces venezuelae encodes:
- a CDS encoding alpha/beta hydrolase, translated as MTPRAGMLIAAGALVAGTVTVLPAAPADAGEPAPRPLPRLAWTGCATQAYPKLQCATLKVPLNHDDPAGRSITLALTRVPHTAKTFQGPLLVNPGGPGGSGRTMAGYVAASLPPKVAAEYDVIGFDPRGVGRSEPALDCRPGHFAPVRPDSVPRGAEAERVAVERARGFAEACGEKYADVLPYIDTVSTARDLDAIRDALGAPKVNYLGYSYGTYLGAVYARLYPDRVRRMALDSVVNPHGVWYEDNIAQDYAFDTRHKDFMAWVARQDAVYKLGTDPAAVEAAWYRMRDALREAPAGGKVGPGELEDTFLPGGYYNGYWPRLAGAFSAYVNDGDATGLTEAYEKYGEADASADNGYSVYTSVQCRDAAWPRDWNVWRKDNWDVHAKAPFSTWNNAWYNAPCAFWPVPSLTPPDVTNDELPPVLILQATEDAATPYEGAMALHRLMRGSSLVVEEGGGNHGVTLGGNDCLDDHLAAYLATGTVPRAEDGSEVDAVCEALPEPEPLAPAGKKTGKEAGKDARKDAAKEAGTEAGTDAASGKRVGALRPEATAVTLHGLLGHVR; from the coding sequence ATGACCCCACGCGCAGGAATGCTGATCGCCGCAGGAGCGCTGGTCGCCGGGACGGTCACCGTCCTGCCCGCCGCCCCCGCCGACGCCGGTGAACCGGCCCCCCGACCGCTGCCCCGGCTCGCCTGGACCGGCTGCGCCACACAGGCGTACCCGAAACTCCAGTGCGCCACCCTGAAGGTGCCGCTCAACCACGACGACCCGGCCGGCCGGAGCATCACGCTCGCGCTGACCCGGGTCCCGCACACCGCGAAGACCTTCCAGGGGCCGCTGCTCGTGAACCCCGGCGGGCCGGGCGGCAGCGGACGCACGATGGCGGGGTACGTGGCGGCCTCACTGCCCCCGAAGGTGGCCGCCGAGTACGACGTGATCGGCTTTGACCCGCGCGGGGTCGGGCGCAGCGAGCCCGCGCTCGACTGCCGGCCCGGCCACTTCGCGCCGGTCCGCCCCGACTCGGTGCCGCGCGGCGCCGAAGCCGAGCGGGTGGCGGTCGAGCGGGCCCGGGGCTTCGCCGAGGCCTGCGGCGAGAAGTACGCCGACGTCCTTCCGTACATCGACACCGTGAGCACCGCCCGGGACCTCGACGCGATCCGGGACGCACTCGGCGCACCGAAGGTCAACTACCTCGGCTACTCGTACGGCACCTACCTGGGCGCGGTCTACGCACGGCTGTACCCGGACCGGGTGCGGCGCATGGCGCTCGACTCCGTCGTCAATCCGCACGGGGTCTGGTACGAGGACAACATCGCGCAGGACTACGCCTTCGACACCCGTCACAAGGACTTCATGGCGTGGGTGGCCCGACAGGACGCGGTCTACAAGCTGGGCACCGACCCGGCCGCGGTCGAGGCCGCCTGGTACCGGATGCGCGACGCGCTGCGCGAGGCCCCGGCCGGCGGGAAGGTCGGACCGGGCGAGCTGGAGGACACCTTCCTGCCCGGCGGGTACTACAACGGCTACTGGCCCCGTCTCGCGGGCGCCTTCTCGGCCTACGTCAACGACGGCGACGCGACGGGCCTGACGGAGGCGTACGAGAAGTACGGTGAGGCCGACGCCTCCGCCGACAACGGCTACTCGGTCTACACGAGCGTGCAGTGCCGGGACGCGGCCTGGCCCCGCGACTGGAACGTCTGGCGCAAGGACAACTGGGACGTCCACGCGAAGGCACCGTTCTCGACCTGGAACAACGCCTGGTACAACGCTCCCTGCGCCTTCTGGCCCGTGCCGTCCCTGACCCCGCCTGACGTCACCAACGACGAGCTCCCGCCGGTGCTCATCCTCCAGGCCACGGAGGACGCGGCGACCCCGTACGAGGGCGCCATGGCACTGCACCGGCTGATGCGCGGCTCCAGCCTGGTCGTCGAGGAGGGCGGCGGGAACCACGGGGTGACGCTCGGCGGCAACGACTGCCTCGACGACCACCTCGCCGCCTATCTCGCCACCGGCACGGTCCCGCGCGCCGAGGACGGGTCCGAGGTCGACGCGGTCTGCGAGGCACTGCCGGAGCCCGAACCCCTGGCCCCGGCCGGGAAGAAGACCGGGAAGGAAGCCGGGAAGGACGCCAGGAAGGACGCAGCGAAGGAGGCCGGGACGGAGGCCGGGACGGACGCGGCCTCGGGCAAGCGGGTCGGCGCCCTGCGCCCGGAGGCGACCGCCGTCACCCTGCACGGCCTCCTCGGCCACGTCCGCTGA
- a CDS encoding MFS transporter translates to MVAFVAVEKRVRAPLLDLALLGNRFLVGSSVAIIVEAGCINALMYVCGLSFQNPDGLGMTPPSKRGATLPAAAGIVVTAPLITRFVDRLGAARRVIAAGFGIATVAFAVFAFVEASWGYAAFVVPMVVLPLLVGRIHPAGPPTTAHYAAAAAAASHTVPTRPVTTRTDGADGTH, encoded by the coding sequence GTGGTCGCCTTCGTCGCCGTCGAGAAGCGGGTGCGGGCGCCGCTGCTCGACCTGGCGCTGCTGGGCAACAGGTTCCTCGTCGGGTCGAGTGTCGCGATCATCGTGGAGGCCGGTTGCATCAACGCGCTCATGTACGTGTGCGGTCTCTCCTTCCAGAACCCCGACGGCCTGGGCATGACCCCCCCCTCGAAGCGGGGGGCGACCCTGCCGGCGGCGGCCGGAATCGTGGTCACCGCGCCTTTGATCACGCGGTTCGTCGACCGTCTCGGCGCCGCGCGTAGGGTCATCGCGGCGGGGTTCGGGATCGCGACCGTCGCCTTCGCCGTGTTCGCCTTCGTCGAGGCGTCCTGGGGCTATGCCGCGTTCGTCGTGCCGATGGTCGTCCTGCCCCTCCTGGTCGGCCGCATCCACCCCGCCGGCCCGCCCACCACCGCCCACTACGCCGCGGCGGCCGCGGCCGCCTCCCACACCGTCCCCACCCGGCCCGTCACGACGAGAACGGACGGGGCGGACGGCACCCACTGA
- a CDS encoding RidA family protein yields MSNPHLTHVPAPDGLAPSPQYSHVVWGTGRFVAISGQCALDASGAVVGEGDAVAQAHQVFANLERCLAAAGAGFGDVVKLTYFVTDVAHLPAVRDARDAYFAGAPLPASSAMQVSALVRPELLVEIEAFALVAEPTAGGSGAELRLLR; encoded by the coding sequence ATGAGCAACCCGCACCTCACTCACGTCCCCGCGCCCGACGGACTCGCGCCCAGTCCGCAGTACAGCCACGTCGTCTGGGGGACGGGCCGGTTCGTCGCGATATCCGGGCAGTGCGCGCTGGACGCCTCCGGCGCGGTGGTCGGGGAGGGCGACGCGGTGGCCCAGGCGCACCAGGTGTTCGCCAATCTGGAGCGCTGCCTGGCCGCCGCCGGCGCCGGCTTCGGGGACGTGGTGAAGCTGACCTACTTCGTCACGGACGTGGCACACCTGCCGGCGGTACGGGACGCCCGGGACGCCTATTTCGCGGGGGCGCCGCTCCCGGCGAGCTCGGCGATGCAGGTGTCGGCGCTGGTCCGGCCGGAACTCCTCGTGGAGATCGAGGCCTTCGCCCTCGTCGCCGAGCCGACGGCCGGCGGCTCCGGCGCGGAGCTCCGCCTGCTTCGCTGA
- a CDS encoding HEAT repeat domain-containing protein: MESAEDPEFCSMIDRLRDEIENDAGEVPAAFGELAGTDDPEELHRVLTAPGQPLWAREIAAFKLGLAGDPRAFEALVLLLNHRDAERCVTAAHALLRLGDPRTARAAAALATNELRVAYALLPVRLLAQLRAPESVPALIAVLQRRLPADDPHWRVGLACVEGLGALGDPRARPALEAALPHPRLGRAAGDSLTRLGSQA, encoded by the coding sequence ATGGAAAGCGCCGAGGATCCGGAATTCTGCTCGATGATCGATCGATTGCGGGACGAGATCGAGAATGACGCCGGAGAAGTCCCGGCGGCATTCGGAGAACTCGCCGGAACCGACGACCCGGAAGAACTCCACCGGGTCCTCACCGCGCCCGGACAGCCGCTCTGGGCCCGAGAGATCGCCGCCTTCAAGCTCGGACTCGCGGGCGACCCGCGTGCCTTCGAGGCGCTCGTCCTCCTCCTCAACCACCGTGACGCCGAGCGCTGCGTCACCGCCGCCCACGCCCTGCTCCGGCTCGGCGACCCGCGGACCGCCCGCGCGGCCGCCGCCCTCGCCACCAACGAACTCCGCGTCGCCTACGCCCTCCTGCCGGTACGGCTGCTCGCGCAACTCCGCGCCCCCGAGTCCGTACCGGCCCTGATCGCCGTCCTCCAGCGGCGGCTGCCGGCCGACGACCCCCACTGGAGGGTCGGCCTCGCCTGCGTCGAGGGCCTCGGCGCCCTCGGTGACCCCCGGGCCCGCCCCGCCCTGGAGGCCGCGCTCCCGCACCCCCGGCTCGGCCGCGCCGCCGGGGACTCGCTGACCCGGCTCGGCTCTCAGGCCTGA
- a CDS encoding 3-hydroxyacyl-CoA dehydrogenase family protein gives MDTPLSTIAVVGLGTMGTGIADVLARAGREVIGIDIDDTAAARAVAALEASTARAVTRERITEEERQDVLARFRTFSDLQAAAEADLVIEVVPESYEAKQEVFRALDGIVRPDAILATGTNALSVTRLAADSAHPERVLGLHFFTPVQAMKLVEVVSSVLTDPRAVDAVTRLAQDLGKEPVAVGDRAGFIADGLLFGYLNQAAAMYEAKYASREDIDAAMKLGCGLPMGPLALLDLIGVDTARTVLEAMYASSHDRLHAPAPILKQLSEAGLTGRKAGRGFYTYEAPGSGEVVRDALTPLTSADAGAAREVRSVGVAGSGTMASGIAEVFAKAGYEVVLAARSQEKADTAKARIAKSLARSVDKGRMTGEARDTTLALITAAGTLDAFAEVDLAVEAVAEDLEIKQELFARLDKICKPGAVLATTTSSLPVVACARATSRPQDVIGMHFFNPAPAMKLVEIVRTVLTADDVHATVREVTAKIRKHPVDCGDRAGFIVNALLFPYLNNAIKMVQEHYATLDDIDAAMKLGGGYPMGPFELLDVVGLDVSLAIEQVLHREFRDPGLAPAPLLEHLVAAGCLGRKTGRGFREYARR, from the coding sequence ATGGACACCCCTCTCTCCACCATCGCCGTCGTCGGTCTCGGCACCATGGGCACCGGCATCGCCGACGTCCTCGCCCGGGCCGGCCGCGAGGTCATCGGCATCGACATCGACGACACCGCCGCCGCCCGGGCCGTCGCCGCCCTGGAGGCCTCCACCGCCCGCGCCGTGACCCGCGAGCGGATCACCGAGGAGGAGCGGCAGGACGTCCTGGCCCGCTTCCGCACCTTCTCCGACCTCCAGGCGGCCGCCGAGGCCGACCTCGTGATCGAGGTCGTGCCCGAGTCGTACGAGGCGAAGCAGGAGGTCTTCCGGGCGCTCGACGGGATCGTCCGCCCGGACGCGATCCTGGCCACCGGCACCAACGCGCTCTCCGTCACCCGGCTCGCCGCCGACTCGGCCCACCCCGAGCGCGTGCTCGGCCTGCACTTCTTCACCCCCGTGCAGGCGATGAAGCTGGTCGAGGTGGTCTCCTCCGTGCTGACCGACCCGCGGGCCGTCGACGCCGTCACCCGGCTCGCACAGGACCTCGGCAAGGAGCCGGTGGCGGTCGGCGACCGGGCCGGTTTCATCGCGGACGGGCTGCTCTTCGGCTACCTGAACCAGGCCGCCGCCATGTACGAGGCCAAGTACGCGTCCCGCGAGGACATCGACGCGGCGATGAAGCTGGGCTGCGGCCTGCCGATGGGCCCGCTGGCGCTGCTCGACCTGATCGGCGTCGACACGGCCCGTACGGTCCTCGAGGCCATGTACGCCTCCTCGCACGACCGGCTGCACGCCCCCGCCCCGATCCTCAAGCAGCTCAGCGAGGCGGGCCTGACCGGCCGCAAGGCGGGCCGCGGCTTCTACACGTACGAGGCGCCGGGCTCCGGCGAGGTCGTGCGCGACGCGCTCACCCCGCTGACCTCCGCCGACGCCGGCGCCGCCCGCGAGGTCCGCTCGGTCGGCGTCGCCGGCTCGGGCACCATGGCCTCCGGCATCGCCGAGGTCTTCGCGAAGGCCGGGTACGAGGTCGTCCTCGCGGCCCGCTCGCAGGAGAAGGCGGACACGGCCAAGGCCCGGATCGCCAAGTCCCTGGCCCGCTCCGTCGACAAGGGCCGGATGACCGGCGAGGCCCGTGACACGACGCTGGCCCTGATCACCGCGGCGGGCACGCTGGACGCCTTCGCCGAGGTCGACCTGGCCGTCGAGGCGGTCGCCGAGGACCTGGAGATCAAGCAGGAGCTGTTCGCGCGGCTCGACAAGATCTGCAAGCCGGGCGCGGTGCTCGCCACCACCACCTCCTCGCTGCCGGTCGTGGCCTGTGCCCGGGCCACCTCGCGCCCGCAGGACGTCATCGGGATGCACTTCTTCAACCCGGCGCCCGCGATGAAGCTGGTCGAGATCGTCCGTACGGTCCTGACGGCCGACGACGTCCACGCGACCGTCCGCGAGGTCACCGCGAAGATCCGCAAGCACCCGGTGGACTGCGGCGACCGCGCCGGCTTCATCGTGAACGCGCTGCTCTTCCCGTACCTCAACAACGCGATCAAGATGGTCCAGGAGCACTACGCGACCCTCGACGACATCGACGCCGCGATGAAGCTGGGCGGCGGCTACCCGATGGGCCCGTTCGAGCTGCTCGACGTGGTCGGCCTCGACGTCTCGCTCGCGATCGAGCAGGTGCTGCACCGCGAGTTCCGCGACCCGGGCCTCGCCCCGGCCCCGCTCCTGGAGCACCTGGTGGCCGCCGGCTGCCTCGGCCGCAAGACGGGACGCGGCTTCCGCGAATATGCCCGCCGCTGA
- a CDS encoding TetR family transcriptional regulator, whose protein sequence is MPKAAKTPRATSPSDAPESAAGTRAAAQRLKMRRELATAAMELFATKGYEATTVDEIAATAGVARRTFFRHFRSKEEAIFPDHDDTLVRAEAVLNAAPPHEHPLDTVCRGIKEVMKMYAGSPAVSVERYRLTREVPTLREREIASVARYERLFTRYLLGHFDERDHHDGNDDPLLAEVAASAVVTAHNHVLRRWLRAGGQGDVEAQLDHAFAIVRDTFGSGIGAGRPAPSPQTEQAPAARASTTGDVVVAVARTDAPLDEVMRTIQQALKSP, encoded by the coding sequence ATGCCCAAGGCCGCGAAGACACCCCGTGCCACGTCCCCGTCCGACGCTCCGGAGAGCGCGGCGGGCACCCGTGCCGCCGCCCAGCGGCTCAAGATGCGCCGGGAGCTGGCCACGGCGGCGATGGAGCTCTTCGCCACCAAGGGGTACGAGGCGACGACCGTGGACGAGATCGCGGCCACGGCCGGGGTCGCCCGGCGGACCTTCTTCCGCCACTTCCGCTCCAAGGAAGAGGCGATCTTCCCGGACCACGACGACACGCTGGTGAGGGCGGAGGCGGTGCTGAACGCCGCTCCGCCGCACGAGCACCCGCTCGACACCGTGTGCCGGGGCATCAAGGAAGTCATGAAGATGTACGCGGGCTCCCCCGCGGTCTCCGTGGAGCGCTACCGGCTGACCCGTGAGGTGCCGACCCTGCGGGAGCGCGAGATCGCCTCGGTGGCCCGCTACGAGCGGCTCTTCACCCGCTACCTCCTGGGCCACTTCGACGAGCGCGACCACCACGACGGCAACGACGACCCGCTGCTCGCGGAGGTGGCCGCCTCGGCGGTCGTCACCGCGCACAACCACGTACTGCGCCGCTGGCTGCGGGCGGGCGGCCAGGGCGATGTCGAGGCCCAGCTGGACCACGCCTTCGCGATCGTCCGGGACACGTTCGGCAGCGGCATAGGCGCGGGCCGGCCGGCCCCGTCCCCGCAGACCGAGCAGGCGCCGGCCGCCAGGGCCTCCACCACCGGTGACGTGGTGGTCGCCGTGGCCCGCACGGACGCCCCGCTCGACGAGGTCATGCGCACGATCCAGCAGGCGCTCAAGAGCCCCTGA
- the ccrA gene encoding crotonyl-CoA carboxylase/reductase has product MKEILAAIQSKDATSADFANIPLPESYRGITVHKDEAEMFAGLASRDKDPRKSLHLDDVPLPELGPGEALVAVMASSVNYNSVWTSIFEPVSTFGFLERYGRLSDLSKRHDLPYHVIGSDLAGVVLRTGPGVNSWKPGDEVVAHCLSVELESSDGHNDTMLDPEQRIWGFETNFGGLAEIALVKSNQLMPKPGHLSWEEAASPGLVNSTAYRQLVSRNGAGMKQGDNVLIWGASGGLGSYATQFALAGGANPICVVSSPEKADICRAMGADAVIDRNAEGYKFWKDEHTQDPKEWKRFGSKIRELTGGEDIDIVFEHPGRETFGASVYVTRKGGTITTCASTSGYMHEYDNRYLWMSLKRIIGSHFANYREAWEANRLIAKGKIHPTLSKVYSLEETGQAAYDVHRNLHQGKVGVLALAPQEGLGVSNPELREKHIDAINRFRNI; this is encoded by the coding sequence GTGAAGGAAATCCTGGCCGCGATCCAGTCGAAGGACGCCACGTCCGCCGACTTCGCGAACATCCCGCTCCCCGAGTCGTACCGGGGCATCACCGTCCACAAGGACGAGGCCGAGATGTTCGCGGGGCTCGCCAGCCGTGACAAGGACCCGCGCAAGTCGCTGCACCTCGACGACGTGCCCCTGCCCGAGCTCGGCCCGGGCGAGGCCCTGGTCGCCGTCATGGCCTCCTCGGTCAACTACAACTCGGTCTGGACCTCGATCTTCGAGCCGGTGTCGACCTTCGGCTTCCTGGAGCGCTACGGCCGCCTCAGCGACCTCAGCAAGCGCCACGACCTGCCGTACCACGTCATCGGCTCCGACCTCGCGGGCGTCGTGCTGCGCACCGGCCCCGGCGTGAACTCGTGGAAGCCCGGCGACGAGGTCGTCGCCCACTGCCTCTCGGTCGAGCTGGAGTCCTCCGACGGCCACAACGACACGATGCTCGACCCCGAGCAGCGCATCTGGGGCTTCGAGACCAACTTCGGCGGCCTGGCCGAGATCGCCCTCGTCAAGTCGAACCAGCTGATGCCGAAGCCCGGCCACCTCAGCTGGGAGGAGGCGGCCTCCCCGGGCCTCGTCAACTCCACCGCGTACCGCCAGCTGGTCTCCCGCAACGGCGCCGGCATGAAGCAGGGCGACAACGTCCTCATCTGGGGCGCGAGCGGCGGACTCGGCTCGTACGCCACGCAGTTCGCCCTCGCCGGCGGCGCCAACCCGATCTGTGTCGTCTCCTCCCCGGAGAAGGCCGACATCTGCCGCGCGATGGGCGCCGACGCGGTCATCGACCGCAACGCCGAGGGCTACAAGTTCTGGAAGGACGAGCACACCCAGGACCCGAAGGAGTGGAAGCGGTTCGGCTCGAAGATCCGCGAGCTCACCGGCGGCGAGGACATCGACATCGTCTTCGAGCACCCGGGCCGTGAGACCTTCGGCGCCTCCGTGTACGTCACCCGCAAGGGCGGCACCATCACCACCTGCGCCTCCACCTCGGGCTACATGCACGAGTACGACAACCGCTACCTGTGGATGTCGCTCAAGCGGATCATCGGCTCGCACTTCGCCAACTACCGCGAGGCGTGGGAGGCCAACCGCCTGATCGCCAAGGGCAAGATCCACCCGACCCTGTCGAAGGTCTACTCCCTGGAGGAGACCGGCCAGGCCGCCTACGACGTCCACCGGAACCTGCACCAGGGCAAGGTCGGCGTCCTCGCGCTCGCGCCGCAGGAGGGCCTGGGCGTCAGCAACCCGGAGCTGCGCGAGAAGCACATCGACGCCATCAACCGCTTCCGTAACATCTGA
- a CDS encoding protein meaA: MTERQKDRPWLMRTYAGHSTAEASNELYRRNLAKGQTGLSVAFDLPTQTGYDPDHILARGEVGRVGVPVSHLGDMRRLFQDIPLEQMNTSMTINATAMWLLALYQVAAEEQGADITKLQGTTQNDIVKEYLSRGTHVFPPGPSLRLTTDMIAYTVNNIPKWNPINICSYHLQEAGATPVQEISYAMSTAIAVLDSVRDSGQVPEDRFGEVVARISFFVNAGVRFIEEMCKMRAFGRIWDKITHERYGIENEKQRRFRYGVQVNSLGLTEAQPENNVQRIVLEMLAVTLSKDARARAVQLPAWNEALGLPRPWDQQWSLRIQQVLAHESDLLEYEDIFAGSHVIEAKVDSLVEECLAEIERIQEMGGAMAAVESGYLKSQLVSSHAERRARIEAGDEKIIGVNIFQSTEENPLTADLDTAIMTVDPAVEARVVGSLKTWRDNRYQPPFNHPRPCKALERLKEAAKGTGNLMEATLECARAGVTTGEWTEALREVFGEFRAPTGVSSAPVAVTAEAGTPLALVREKVARTAEDLGAGRLRLLVGKPGLDGHSNGAEQIAVRARDAGFEVVYQGIRLTPEQIVNAALAEDVHCVGLSILSGSHAELVPDVLDRLREAGATDVPVIVGGIIPNADAADLKRAGVAAVFTPKDFGITEIIGRIVDEIRQANKLSPLESTEVPA; encoded by the coding sequence ATGACTGAGCGCCAGAAGGACCGGCCGTGGCTCATGCGGACCTACGCCGGTCACTCGACCGCCGAGGCGTCCAACGAGCTGTACCGGCGCAACCTCGCCAAGGGTCAGACCGGCCTCTCGGTCGCGTTCGACCTGCCGACGCAGACGGGCTACGACCCCGACCACATCCTCGCCCGCGGCGAGGTCGGCCGGGTCGGCGTCCCCGTCTCGCACCTCGGTGACATGCGACGGCTGTTCCAGGACATCCCGCTGGAGCAGATGAACACCTCGATGACCATCAACGCCACGGCGATGTGGCTCCTGGCGCTCTACCAGGTGGCCGCCGAGGAGCAGGGTGCGGACATCACCAAGCTCCAGGGCACCACCCAGAACGACATCGTGAAGGAGTACCTGTCGCGCGGGACGCACGTCTTCCCGCCCGGCCCCTCCCTCCGCCTCACGACGGACATGATCGCGTACACGGTCAACAACATCCCGAAGTGGAACCCGATCAACATCTGCAGCTACCACCTGCAGGAGGCGGGAGCCACTCCGGTCCAGGAGATCTCGTACGCGATGTCCACCGCGATCGCGGTGCTCGACTCGGTCCGCGACTCGGGTCAGGTCCCGGAGGACCGCTTCGGCGAGGTCGTCGCCCGTATCTCCTTCTTCGTGAACGCGGGCGTCCGCTTCATCGAGGAGATGTGCAAGATGCGCGCCTTCGGCCGCATCTGGGACAAGATCACCCACGAGCGCTACGGCATCGAGAACGAGAAGCAGCGCCGGTTCCGCTACGGCGTGCAGGTCAACTCGCTCGGTCTGACCGAGGCCCAGCCGGAGAACAACGTCCAGCGGATCGTCCTGGAGATGCTGGCCGTCACGCTCTCCAAGGACGCCCGCGCCCGGGCCGTGCAGCTCCCCGCCTGGAACGAGGCGCTCGGTCTGCCCCGGCCCTGGGACCAGCAGTGGTCGCTCCGCATCCAGCAGGTGCTGGCCCACGAGTCCGACCTGCTGGAGTACGAGGACATCTTCGCCGGCTCGCACGTCATCGAGGCCAAGGTCGACTCGCTCGTCGAGGAGTGCCTGGCCGAGATCGAGCGGATCCAGGAGATGGGCGGCGCGATGGCCGCCGTCGAGTCCGGCTACCTCAAGTCGCAGCTCGTCTCCTCGCACGCCGAGCGGCGCGCCCGGATCGAGGCCGGCGACGAGAAGATCATCGGCGTCAACATCTTCCAGTCGACGGAGGAGAACCCCCTCACCGCCGACCTGGACACCGCGATCATGACGGTCGACCCGGCCGTCGAGGCGCGGGTGGTCGGCTCGCTGAAGACCTGGCGGGACAACCGCTACCAGCCGCCGTTCAACCACCCGCGCCCCTGCAAGGCCCTCGAGCGCCTCAAGGAGGCCGCCAAGGGCACCGGCAACCTCATGGAGGCCACCCTCGAGTGCGCCCGCGCCGGGGTCACCACCGGTGAGTGGACCGAGGCCCTGCGCGAGGTCTTCGGCGAGTTCCGGGCGCCGACCGGCGTCTCCTCGGCCCCGGTCGCGGTGACGGCGGAGGCGGGCACGCCGCTGGCTCTCGTGCGGGAGAAGGTGGCGCGGACCGCCGAGGACCTCGGCGCCGGGCGGCTGCGGCTGCTCGTCGGCAAGCCGGGCCTGGACGGGCACTCCAACGGCGCCGAGCAGATCGCCGTGCGCGCCCGTGACGCCGGTTTCGAGGTGGTCTACCAGGGCATCCGGCTGACCCCCGAGCAGATCGTCAACGCGGCCCTCGCCGAGGACGTGCACTGCGTGGGCCTGTCGATCCTGTCCGGCTCGCACGCCGAGCTGGTCCCGGACGTCCTCGACCGCCTCCGCGAGGCGGGCGCGACCGACGTGCCGGTCATCGTCGGCGGGATCATCCCGAACGCCGACGCCGCAGATCTGAAGCGTGCGGGTGTCGCCGCCGTCTTCACACCGAAGGACTTCGGCATCACGGAGATCATCGGCCGTATCGTCGACGAGATCCGGCAAGCGAACAAGCTCAGCCCCCTTGAAAGTACGGAGGTCCCCGCATGA
- a CDS encoding HpcH/HpaI aldolase/citrate lyase family protein produces the protein MTSPVNRLRPRRSCLAVPGSNPRFLEKAQGLAADQVFLDLEDACAPLAKPEARHTIVKFLNEGDWTGKTRVVRVNDWTTHWTYRDVVTVVEGAGQNLDCIMLPKVQDAQQIVALDLLLTQIEKTMGFEVGKIGIEAQIENAQGLVNVNAIAQASQRVETIIFGPADFMASINMKSLVVGEQPPGYPADAYHHILMSILMAARANNLQAIDGPYLQIRNPEGYKAVAQRAAALGFDGKWVLHPDQVAAANEIFSPAQEDFDHAELILDAYDYYTSEAGGKKGSAMLGDEMIDEASRKMALVISGKGRAAGMQRTSKFEIPEA, from the coding sequence ATGACCAGCCCCGTGAACCGTCTGCGTCCGCGTCGCTCCTGCCTCGCGGTCCCCGGCTCCAACCCGCGGTTCCTGGAGAAGGCCCAGGGCCTCGCCGCCGACCAGGTCTTCCTCGACCTGGAGGACGCCTGCGCGCCGCTGGCCAAGCCCGAGGCCCGCCACACCATCGTGAAGTTCCTCAACGAGGGCGACTGGACCGGCAAGACCCGCGTCGTGCGCGTCAACGACTGGACGACCCACTGGACGTACCGCGACGTCGTCACGGTCGTCGAGGGCGCCGGCCAGAACCTCGACTGCATCATGCTGCCGAAGGTCCAGGACGCCCAGCAGATCGTGGCGCTCGACCTGCTGCTCACGCAGATCGAGAAGACGATGGGCTTCGAGGTCGGCAAGATCGGCATCGAGGCGCAGATCGAGAACGCCCAGGGCCTCGTCAACGTCAACGCGATCGCGCAGGCCTCCCAGCGCGTCGAGACGATCATCTTCGGCCCGGCCGACTTCATGGCCTCCATCAACATGAAGTCGCTGGTCGTGGGCGAGCAGCCGCCGGGCTACCCGGCGGACGCCTACCACCACATCCTGATGAGCATCCTGATGGCCGCCCGCGCCAACAACCTCCAGGCGATCGACGGCCCCTACCTCCAGATCCGCAACCCGGAGGGCTACAAGGCCGTCGCGCAGCGCGCCGCCGCCCTGGGCTTCGACGGCAAGTGGGTGCTGCACCCGGACCAGGTCGCCGCCGCGAACGAGATCTTCTCGCCCGCGCAGGAGGACTTCGACCACGCCGAGCTCATCCTCGACGCGTACGACTACTACACGTCCGAGGCCGGCGGGAAGAAGGGCTCCGCGATGCTCGGCGACGAGATGATCGACGAGGCCTCCCGCAAGATGGCCCTGGTCATCTCCGGCAAGGGCCGCGCCGCCGGCATGCAGCGCACCAGCAAGTTCGAGATCCCGGAGGCGTAG
- a CDS encoding MaoC family dehydratase translates to MQFGRTYEEFEVGAVYKHWPGKTVTEYDDHLFCLLTMNHHPLHMDVNYAENTTDFGKNVVVGNYIYSLLLGMSVPDVSGKAIANLEIESLRHVAPTFHGDTIYGETTVLDKTPSKSKNDRGIVYVETKGYKQDGTLVCVFRRKVMVPTETYIKERGGEQPGRPELIEPAKKTEK, encoded by the coding sequence ATGCAGTTCGGCCGTACCTACGAAGAGTTCGAAGTCGGTGCCGTCTACAAGCACTGGCCCGGAAAGACGGTCACCGAGTACGACGACCATCTCTTCTGTCTGCTGACGATGAACCACCATCCGCTGCACATGGATGTGAATTACGCCGAGAACACGACGGACTTCGGCAAGAACGTCGTCGTCGGCAACTACATCTACTCGCTGCTGCTCGGCATGTCCGTGCCGGACGTCTCCGGCAAGGCCATCGCCAACCTGGAGATCGAGTCGCTGCGGCACGTGGCGCCGACCTTCCACGGGGACACGATCTACGGCGAGACGACGGTCCTGGACAAGACCCCGTCGAAGTCGAAGAACGACCGCGGCATCGTCTACGTCGAGACCAAGGGCTACAAGCAGGACGGCACCCTCGTGTGCGTCTTCCGCCGCAAGGTGATGGTGCCCACCGAGACGTACATCAAGGAGCGCGGCGGCGAGCAGCCCGGCCGCCCCGAGCTGATCGAGCCCGCCAAGAAGACGGAGAAGTAG